A window from Pseudomonas sp. MRSN 12121 encodes these proteins:
- a CDS encoding A24 family peptidase, whose translation MSLSEVLASAPLVFVLSTLVLGLIVGSFLNVLVWRLPKMLDQDWRAQAREILGLPAEPAGPTYNLLLPHSQCPHCAHPIRPWENIPLLSYLLLRGRCSACKGPIGRRYPLVELACGLGSALVAWHFGFGWQAGLMLFLSWGLLAMSLIDADHQLLPDVLVLPLLWLGLIVNGFALFVSLHDALWGAVAGYLCLWSVYWVFKLLTGKEGIGHGDFKLLALLGAWGGWQILPLTLLLASLTGALMGVIMLRRQRAQMSTPIPFGPFLAIAGWIALLWGGQITDLYLQFVGFR comes from the coding sequence ATGTCATTGAGTGAAGTCCTGGCCAGCGCCCCGCTGGTCTTCGTGTTATCGACGCTGGTCCTGGGCCTGATCGTCGGCAGCTTCCTCAATGTGCTGGTCTGGCGCCTGCCGAAGATGCTCGACCAGGACTGGCGCGCCCAGGCCCGCGAGATCCTCGGGCTGCCCGCCGAACCGGCCGGGCCGACCTACAACCTGCTGCTCCCCCACTCCCAATGCCCGCATTGCGCGCACCCGATCCGCCCCTGGGAAAACATCCCGCTGCTCAGCTACCTGCTGCTGCGCGGCCGCTGCTCCGCCTGCAAGGGCCCGATCGGCCGGCGCTACCCGCTGGTGGAGCTGGCCTGCGGCCTGGGCTCGGCGTTGGTGGCCTGGCATTTCGGTTTCGGCTGGCAGGCCGGGCTGATGCTGTTCCTGAGCTGGGGCCTGCTGGCGATGAGCCTGATCGATGCCGATCATCAACTGTTGCCGGACGTGCTGGTGCTGCCCCTGTTGTGGCTGGGCCTGATCGTCAATGGCTTCGCGCTGTTCGTCAGCCTGCACGACGCGCTGTGGGGCGCCGTGGCCGGCTACCTGTGCCTGTGGTCGGTGTACTGGGTGTTCAAGCTGCTGACCGGCAAGGAAGGGATCGGCCACGGCGATTTCAAGCTGCTGGCGCTGCTTGGCGCCTGGGGCGGCTGGCAGATTCTGCCGCTGACACTGCTGCTGGCCTCGCTGACAGGCGCGCTGATGGGGGTGATCATGCTGCGGCGGCAGCGGGCGCAGATGTCCACGCCCATTCCTTTCGGTCCCTTTCTGGCCATCGCCGGCTGGATTGCCTTGCTCTGGGGTGGTCAAATAACCGACCTCTATTTGCAGTTTGTCGGTTTCAGATGA
- the coaE gene encoding dephospho-CoA kinase (Dephospho-CoA kinase (CoaE) performs the final step in coenzyme A biosynthesis.): protein MTKPVLKPWILGLTGGIGSGKSAAAQHFIDLGIHVVDADHAARWVVEPGRPALARIAEHFGDSVLLADGQLDRAALRQLIFEVPQQRLWLEALLHPLIAEEIVAHLARAESPYAILVSPLLIESGQSTMTERILVIDVPQSVQIERTLRRDGISEQQLQAILKAQASREERLRHADDVLVNDRDLAWLHSEVERLHHFYLTLRGGQS from the coding sequence ATGACCAAGCCTGTTCTCAAACCCTGGATTCTCGGCCTTACCGGCGGTATCGGCAGTGGCAAAAGCGCCGCCGCCCAGCACTTCATCGACCTGGGTATCCATGTAGTGGATGCCGATCACGCGGCCCGCTGGGTGGTAGAGCCCGGCCGGCCGGCCCTGGCACGTATCGCCGAACACTTCGGCGACAGCGTGCTGTTGGCCGACGGCCAACTGGACCGCGCCGCGCTGCGCCAGTTGATCTTCGAGGTCCCGCAACAGCGCCTCTGGCTCGAAGCCCTGCTGCATCCGCTGATTGCCGAGGAAATCGTCGCGCACCTGGCTCGCGCCGAGTCGCCCTACGCGATCCTGGTGTCACCGCTGCTGATCGAATCCGGGCAATCGACGATGACCGAGCGGATCCTGGTCATCGATGTGCCGCAATCCGTGCAGATCGAGCGCACCCTGCGCCGCGACGGGATCAGCGAGCAGCAGTTGCAGGCGATTCTCAAGGCCCAGGCGAGCCGCGAGGAACGCCTGCGCCATGCCGACGATGTGCTGGTCAACGACCGCGACCTCGCCTGGCTGCACAGCGAGGTCGAACGCCTGCATCACTTTTACCTTACCTTGCGTGGAGGCCAGTCATGA
- the yacG gene encoding DNA gyrase inhibitor YacG, which translates to MSQPLTVECPTCGAPVEWTASNVNRPFCSDRCKLIDLGAWAAEEHKIPVGPDAEDELFSDDLPPRSH; encoded by the coding sequence ATGAGCCAACCCCTGACCGTGGAATGTCCAACCTGCGGTGCGCCCGTGGAATGGACCGCGAGCAACGTCAACCGTCCGTTCTGCTCGGACCGCTGCAAACTGATCGACCTCGGCGCCTGGGCGGCCGAAGAACACAAGATCCCGGTCGGCCCGGACGCCGAGGACGAGTTGTTTTCCGACGATCTGCCGCCCCGTTCCCACTGA